A genomic region of Bosea sp. 124 contains the following coding sequences:
- a CDS encoding DUF6352 family protein: protein MTHFWATSGHLLLDREPGGGLRVTDDFLKAYLARPELLPPDEACDAERALHAKLMQEPQAEIAPADVAGILDEDARENWRFMLGWRDRLLAAPTLEAAYAGIIREGAVSIPPLFLDQLVHVILRAALDEVDDPYVARAAECLFRPQRVTHHENTILLADADIIEGHEADRHASPLLAMLGGPAATSLDILKAANADQYWQRSDGFDMVLDLGGAPSGRAALGQALRHWVRQIHGFDVAITPLEKVKDADWRWFVGLDAQATGIGNALWQGETVSEEALSRVLALYRMTLPDDVPVLPAAKGKPIYLVMAMSPDRIMRLKPQNLVTGLPLAIREMAN, encoded by the coding sequence ATGACGCATTTCTGGGCCACATCGGGCCATCTGCTGCTGGACCGCGAGCCTGGCGGCGGCCTGCGGGTCACCGATGATTTCCTCAAGGCTTATCTGGCGCGGCCCGAATTGCTGCCGCCGGACGAAGCCTGCGACGCCGAGCGCGCCTTGCATGCGAAGCTGATGCAGGAGCCGCAGGCCGAGATCGCGCCCGCCGATGTCGCGGGCATCCTCGACGAGGATGCCCGCGAGAACTGGCGCTTCATGCTGGGCTGGCGCGACCGGCTCCTGGCCGCGCCGACGCTGGAGGCCGCCTATGCCGGCATCATCCGCGAAGGCGCTGTCAGCATTCCGCCGCTGTTCCTCGACCAGCTCGTCCACGTCATCCTGCGCGCGGCGCTCGACGAGGTCGACGACCCCTATGTCGCGCGCGCCGCCGAATGCCTGTTCCGGCCGCAGCGTGTCACCCATCACGAGAACACGATCCTGCTCGCCGATGCCGACATCATCGAGGGCCACGAGGCCGATCGCCACGCCTCGCCTTTGCTCGCGATGCTGGGAGGTCCGGCCGCGACCTCGCTCGACATTCTGAAAGCCGCCAATGCCGACCAGTACTGGCAGCGCTCGGACGGCTTCGACATGGTGCTCGATCTCGGCGGGGCGCCGTCGGGGCGTGCGGCGCTCGGCCAGGCGCTGCGCCACTGGGTCCGCCAGATCCATGGCTTCGATGTCGCGATCACGCCGCTGGAAAAGGTCAAGGACGCGGACTGGCGCTGGTTCGTCGGGCTCGACGCACAGGCGACGGGCATCGGCAACGCGCTGTGGCAGGGCGAGACGGTGAGCGAGGAGGCGCTGTCGCGCGTGCTCGCCCTCTACAGGATGACCCTGCCTGACGACGTCCCGGTCTTGCCGGCGGCCAAAGGCAAGCCGATCTATCTGGTCATGGCGATGTCGCCGGACAGGATCATGCGGCTGAAGCCGCAGAACCTCGTCACCGGCCTGCCGCTCGCGATCCGCGAGATGGCCAACTGA
- a CDS encoding DUF6505 family protein, with amino-acid sequence MSAVKLPRAIRLDPSDTFVFRRAAEPGEWLVTGSFLFGQADPTGLDPKARAAFRSGFLGVASFGWSTLAVVTDATEAEREAAIAQLAGHLIDKLGAPDLATARAAAAEEIAFAASLCDHPAQTLLALHRTQEDGEIRERFRTLTPRDAGQSEGFRAFEFLEVAGEDDGPAEQVDLLSLGKPR; translated from the coding sequence GTGAGCGCCGTCAAGCTGCCCCGCGCCATCCGGCTCGACCCGTCCGACACCTTCGTGTTTCGCCGCGCGGCCGAGCCAGGCGAATGGCTGGTGACCGGCTCCTTTCTGTTCGGTCAGGCCGACCCGACCGGGCTCGATCCGAAGGCGCGGGCGGCCTTCCGCTCCGGCTTCCTCGGCGTCGCGAGTTTCGGCTGGAGCACGCTGGCGGTGGTGACGGATGCGACCGAAGCCGAGCGCGAGGCCGCCATCGCCCAGCTCGCCGGGCATCTCATCGACAAGCTCGGCGCGCCTGATCTCGCCACGGCGCGCGCGGCGGCGGCCGAGGAGATCGCCTTTGCCGCCTCGCTCTGCGATCATCCGGCCCAGACACTGCTCGCGCTGCACCGGACGCAGGAGGATGGCGAGATCCGCGAGCGCTTCCGCACCCTGACGCCGCGCGACGCGGGCCAGAGCGAGGGCTTCCGCGCCTTCGAGTTCCTGGAGGTGGCGGGCGAAGATGACGGGCCCGCCGAGCAGGTCGATCTCCTGAGCCTTGGAAAGCCTCGATGA
- a CDS encoding biotin/lipoate--protein ligase family protein: MAVSAQRPDDLRREPVLPPGFSLVALRESGDAFAHACAIASEAGAATLVWTRRFDIVEFAVVLEPESPLGEARLAQYLAMNALADALAVHSPPERPILFRWPDALIYDLGLIGGGRLAWPEGCGEDTVPDWLVFGAMLRATTMTPFAAGHVGVGMAEEGFEEVDAVDLIEAFARHLMLSVTRWQSDGAKATALRWLDRLDKVPGTRHGIDPNGDLVVTTQAGTGRRSLVEALARVDWLDRESGGPKL, encoded by the coding sequence ATGGCGGTGAGCGCCCAGCGCCCGGACGATCTGCGCCGCGAGCCGGTTCTGCCGCCGGGCTTCTCGCTCGTGGCTCTGCGCGAATCGGGCGATGCCTTCGCCCATGCCTGCGCCATCGCGTCGGAAGCTGGCGCTGCGACGCTGGTCTGGACGCGGCGCTTCGACATCGTCGAGTTCGCGGTCGTGCTGGAGCCGGAGAGCCCGCTCGGAGAGGCGCGGCTCGCCCAATACCTCGCGATGAATGCACTGGCCGACGCGCTGGCCGTCCACAGCCCTCCCGAGCGGCCGATCTTGTTCCGTTGGCCGGACGCGCTGATCTACGATCTAGGCCTGATCGGCGGCGGCAGGCTGGCCTGGCCGGAGGGCTGCGGCGAGGACACTGTGCCGGACTGGCTGGTCTTCGGGGCGATGTTGCGCGCCACGACGATGACGCCCTTCGCGGCAGGGCATGTCGGCGTCGGCATGGCCGAGGAAGGATTCGAGGAGGTCGATGCGGTCGATCTGATCGAGGCCTTCGCCCGCCATCTGATGCTCAGCGTGACGCGCTGGCAGAGCGACGGCGCGAAGGCGACGGCCCTGCGTTGGCTCGACCGGCTCGACAAGGTTCCCGGCACCCGCCACGGCATCGACCCCAATGGCGACCTCGTCGTGACGACGCAGGCCGGCACCGGGCGCCGCAGCCTCGTCGAGGCGCTGGCGCGGGTTGACTGGCTCGATCGCGAGAGCGGCGGGCCGAAGCTGTGA
- a CDS encoding 4Fe-4S binding protein, producing MQDATRTLMVCSCEDTMPLDGAALARGCKGSDIRTARHLCRTQTELFTRALAESANITVGCTQEAPLFEEIAADLDYAGELVFANIRESAGWAREAKATGPKMAALLAAAAEPMPPVSFTTLTSKGVALVYGRDEVALSVGQRLAEHLDVTILLSRPGEITPPRVIETPVLKGTIAAASGWLGAFELRIDDYAAPAPSSRARLVFGEPRQGATSHCDIVIDVSGGTPLFPAGELRAGYLRADPGSPAAIEKLVAEAGHLVGEFDKPAYVRLNDDLCAHSRSQKTGCTRCLELCPTGAITPNGDHVAISAEICAGCGACAAVCPTGAVTYALPPTDALLRRLRTLLATYAEAGGREPVVLLHDGEHGEALIDALARFGDGLPARVLPLRVNEITQIGLETFAAALSFGASAVRVLGRARPKHDLSGLQRNLSYANTLASALGFGSGGAGLIETDDPDQLAAALARLAPGIVSPAPARFRPMGEGRPLLRQTIAELYAAAPTPVASVALPERAPFGTIHVETEGCTLCLACVSACPVQALSDNPDRPTLAFQEDLCVQCGLCAATCPEKVITLEPRIDFEAWRGGKRVLKEEEPFHCINCAKPFGVRSTIEKIAAKLENKHWMFSGDAAKRIAVIRMCEDCRVEVVVNESFDPHLSPQRPNVRTTDDYLRERAERGDDPLQ from the coding sequence ATGCAAGACGCCACCCGCACGCTGATGGTGTGCTCGTGCGAGGATACGATGCCACTCGATGGCGCGGCGCTGGCGCGCGGCTGCAAGGGTAGCGACATCCGCACCGCCAGGCATCTCTGCCGGACGCAGACGGAGCTGTTCACGCGGGCGCTGGCCGAGAGCGCCAACATCACCGTCGGCTGCACGCAGGAGGCGCCGCTCTTCGAGGAGATCGCGGCCGATCTCGATTATGCGGGCGAACTCGTCTTCGCCAATATCCGCGAGAGCGCCGGCTGGGCGCGCGAGGCGAAGGCCACCGGGCCGAAGATGGCGGCGCTGCTCGCCGCCGCCGCCGAGCCGATGCCTCCGGTCTCCTTCACCACCCTGACCAGCAAGGGTGTCGCCCTGGTCTATGGCCGCGACGAGGTCGCGCTGTCGGTGGGCCAGCGGCTAGCCGAGCATCTCGACGTCACGATCCTGCTCAGCCGCCCGGGCGAGATCACGCCGCCGCGCGTGATCGAGACGCCAGTGCTGAAGGGCACGATCGCGGCCGCCAGCGGCTGGCTCGGCGCCTTCGAATTGCGGATCGACGACTATGCGGCGCCTGCGCCGTCATCGCGGGCAAGGCTGGTCTTCGGCGAGCCGCGCCAGGGCGCAACCTCGCATTGCGACATCGTCATCGACGTCTCGGGCGGGACGCCGCTGTTTCCGGCCGGCGAATTGCGCGCCGGTTATCTGCGCGCCGACCCCGGCAGCCCGGCCGCGATCGAGAAACTGGTCGCGGAGGCCGGCCATCTCGTCGGCGAGTTCGACAAGCCCGCCTATGTCCGGCTGAACGACGATCTCTGCGCGCATTCCCGCTCGCAGAAGACCGGCTGCACGCGCTGCCTCGAACTCTGCCCGACCGGCGCGATCACGCCCAATGGCGACCATGTCGCGATCTCGGCCGAAATCTGCGCCGGCTGCGGCGCCTGCGCCGCTGTCTGCCCGACCGGCGCCGTGACCTATGCCCTGCCCCCGACCGACGCGCTGCTGCGCCGGCTGCGCACGCTGCTTGCGACCTATGCCGAGGCCGGCGGGCGCGAGCCGGTCGTGCTGCTGCATGACGGCGAGCATGGCGAGGCGCTGATCGACGCGCTCGCCCGCTTCGGCGACGGCCTGCCGGCCCGCGTGCTGCCGCTGCGGGTCAACGAGATCACGCAGATCGGGCTCGAGACCTTCGCGGCGGCGCTGTCCTTCGGGGCCAGCGCGGTGCGCGTTCTCGGCCGCGCCCGGCCGAAGCACGATCTCTCCGGCCTGCAGCGCAATCTTTCCTATGCCAATACGCTCGCCTCGGCGCTCGGCTTCGGCTCCGGCGGCGCGGGACTGATCGAGACCGATGATCCCGACCAGTTGGCTGCGGCGCTGGCCCGCCTCGCGCCTGGCATCGTCTCGCCCGCGCCCGCGCGTTTCCGGCCGATGGGCGAAGGCCGGCCGCTGCTGCGCCAGACCATCGCTGAGCTGTATGCTGCGGCGCCCACGCCCGTGGCCTCGGTCGCGCTGCCGGAACGGGCGCCTTTCGGGACGATTCATGTCGAGACAGAGGGCTGCACGCTCTGCCTCGCATGCGTTTCCGCTTGTCCGGTGCAGGCGCTCTCCGACAATCCCGACCGGCCGACGCTCGCCTTCCAGGAGGACCTTTGCGTGCAGTGCGGGCTCTGCGCCGCAACCTGCCCCGAAAAGGTGATCACGCTGGAGCCGCGCATCGACTTCGAGGCCTGGCGCGGCGGCAAGCGCGTGCTCAAGGAGGAAGAGCCGTTCCACTGCATCAACTGCGCAAAGCCCTTCGGCGTGCGCAGCACCATCGAAAAGATCGCGGCGAAGCTGGAGAACAAGCACTGGATGTTCTCGGGCGACGCGGCCAAGCGCATCGCGGTGATCCGGATGTGCGAAGATTGCCGCGTCGAGGTGGTGGTCAACGAGAGCTTCGACCCGCATCTCTCGCCGCAGCGGCCGAATGTGCGCACGACCGACGACTATCTGCGCGAGCGGGCCGAGCGCGGCGACGACCCGTTGCAGTAG